A window of the Armatimonadota bacterium genome harbors these coding sequences:
- a CDS encoding outer membrane lipoprotein-sorting protein: MSIRSRMTLIACALFVAQTLALADLAPMDVVRKAMKAQDGVKDYTATVTVDAKIPDVDMPVRSAKVYVKRPDKVFVDSRGLILIPRRALLFGDLAKEIDKETTASFVGKRTDGGVTTYCVKLVPKNKDNTEARNARVLVWVRSDRWTTDKVHVYSGDKLILSVDFSYAKSGGFWMPTRVDCVVKGDFAGGGKQARVTASFKDYQVNTGLTDEFMDRKIAEASRSRQDSGNRHFGPPHRDRRP; the protein is encoded by the coding sequence ATGTCTATTCGCAGCCGGATGACCCTGATCGCCTGCGCTCTTTTTGTCGCGCAGACCCTCGCCCTGGCGGACCTCGCGCCCATGGATGTAGTCCGCAAGGCGATGAAGGCCCAGGACGGTGTGAAAGACTACACGGCCACGGTAACCGTGGATGCGAAGATCCCCGATGTGGATATGCCCGTGCGTTCCGCGAAGGTGTACGTGAAACGCCCCGACAAGGTCTTCGTGGACTCTCGCGGCCTGATCCTCATCCCACGTCGCGCATTGCTGTTCGGGGACCTCGCGAAAGAGATCGACAAGGAGACCACGGCTTCTTTCGTCGGAAAGCGCACGGACGGCGGAGTGACCACATACTGCGTGAAGCTCGTACCGAAGAACAAGGACAACACTGAGGCCAGGAACGCCCGGGTGCTGGTCTGGGTGCGCTCGGACCGCTGGACCACCGACAAGGTGCACGTCTACTCCGGCGACAAGCTCATCCTCAGCGTGGATTTCAGCTACGCGAAGTCCGGCGGATTCTGGATGCCCACGAGGGTTGACTGCGTGGTGAAGGGCGATTTCGCCGGCGGGGGCAAACAGGCCCGGGTCACGGCAAGCTTCAAGGACTATCAGGTGAACACGGGCCTGACCGACGAGTTCATGGACAGGAAGATCGCTGAAGCCTCGCGCAGCCGCCAGGACTCCGGCAATCGCCACTTCGGACCTCCTCACAGGGACAGACGGCCCTGA
- a CDS encoding glycosyltransferase family 39 protein — MDTTKTWMETVGKVGLILLVALLVIVSYLMYHAGRFKGISDINAMDYGQVARNLANGDGYTTKIVRPLSLARVPRIEKHPELTLSPVHPWIAAQFMKFMPDDSRALALSCGLGFLLTAPVVFFLGWQFFDIRTGYLATALYATNLLLLGYSISGLETSWLCLWVSLLFLVLHALARKQRWRLILATIAGILMGLIYLTQVLWIVVLPLIAIYILVSSDRSGRWTTLLLFLVVFAVVIAPWCIRNVNVVGDPFFNFRAAESIMGTRTNPGNTLYRQFTEEFPSWPWYVLDRPVEILEKFRDGIAGLYNVLPGIAGLYVTPFFLVAVIVTLGPRAFERMRYLWYATFILMFMTLALVSPDARQLAPLAPFAIVIAAGFFLRLLNARIDEPVEERRMRLLRIGMGVLFVINALPVGLELFRFREITPEQRVLIGTAQSAREVTATTEGPILTDAPWAIAWFGDRTAIWLPKTRGDLRNMEDKVGKIRWMLLTPAVANPALDASERMLKEWGPAYAVNVTEDRDFEGYVTSKRLSQGRWVLLRADPNAERDLPPEVMERMQPREDAEGGGAPTGRTE; from the coding sequence ATGGACACCACAAAGACGTGGATGGAGACCGTCGGCAAGGTGGGGCTTATCCTGCTGGTTGCCTTGCTGGTCATCGTCTCGTACCTTATGTACCATGCGGGACGGTTCAAGGGGATAAGCGACATCAACGCCATGGACTACGGTCAGGTGGCCCGAAACCTCGCAAATGGGGACGGCTATACCACCAAGATCGTTCGTCCGTTGAGCCTTGCGCGAGTCCCTCGGATCGAGAAACACCCTGAGCTGACCCTGTCGCCCGTCCATCCGTGGATTGCCGCGCAGTTCATGAAGTTCATGCCTGATGATTCACGGGCGCTGGCTCTCTCTTGCGGCCTGGGGTTCCTCCTGACCGCCCCGGTGGTCTTCTTCCTGGGCTGGCAGTTCTTCGACATCCGAACCGGGTACCTTGCGACCGCCCTGTACGCCACCAATCTGCTGCTGCTGGGTTACTCCATTTCGGGACTGGAGACATCCTGGCTTTGCCTGTGGGTCTCCCTGCTGTTCCTGGTGCTCCATGCTTTGGCTCGCAAGCAGAGGTGGCGGCTAATCCTCGCCACCATTGCCGGAATCCTCATGGGCCTGATCTATCTTACCCAGGTCCTGTGGATCGTGGTTCTGCCGCTCATCGCCATCTACATACTGGTGTCCAGTGACCGTTCAGGCCGGTGGACCACGCTGCTCTTGTTCCTCGTGGTCTTCGCCGTGGTCATCGCGCCCTGGTGCATCCGCAACGTGAACGTGGTCGGAGATCCGTTCTTCAATTTCCGCGCGGCCGAATCGATCATGGGCACTCGCACGAACCCCGGGAACACCCTCTATCGCCAGTTCACCGAGGAGTTCCCGTCGTGGCCATGGTACGTCCTGGACCGTCCGGTGGAGATTCTGGAGAAATTCCGGGACGGAATTGCTGGACTGTACAACGTCTTGCCCGGCATCGCGGGCTTGTATGTCACGCCGTTCTTCCTGGTGGCGGTGATTGTCACGCTGGGGCCCAGGGCCTTCGAACGCATGCGCTACCTGTGGTACGCGACCTTCATCCTGATGTTCATGACGCTGGCCCTGGTGAGCCCCGACGCGCGCCAGCTTGCTCCGCTGGCTCCCTTTGCCATCGTCATCGCCGCGGGATTCTTCCTGCGCCTGCTCAATGCGCGGATCGATGAACCGGTTGAAGAGCGCCGCATGCGCCTGCTGCGCATTGGCATGGGGGTGCTCTTCGTGATCAACGCCCTGCCGGTGGGCCTGGAGCTTTTCCGCTTCCGCGAGATCACTCCCGAACAGCGCGTGCTCATCGGCACTGCCCAGTCCGCGCGCGAAGTGACGGCGACCACCGAAGGGCCCATTCTAACCGATGCACCATGGGCCATCGCGTGGTTCGGGGATCGGACGGCAATCTGGCTGCCGAAGACCCGCGGCGATCTGCGCAACATGGAAGACAAGGTGGGTAAGATCAGGTGGATGCTCCTTACGCCGGCGGTGGCCAACCCGGCACTTGACGCGAGCGAGCGGATGCTCAAGGAGTGGGGGCCGGCGTACGCCGTGAACGTCACCGAAGACCGCGATTTCGAGGGGTACGTGACCAGTAAGCGGCTCTCCCAGGGACGTTGGGTCTTGCTGCGGGCCGATCCCAACGCCGAGCGTGACCTTCCGCCTGAAGTAATGGAACGCATGCAACCGAGGGAAGACGCCGAGGGCGGCGGTGCCCCGACCGGCCGAACCGAATAG
- a CDS encoding ABC transporter ATP-binding protein, whose amino-acid sequence MLVLRDAPAIEITGLRKRYGRIQALDGLDLTVQPGEIFGFLGPNGAGKSTTIRILLGLIRPSSGTARMWGLPAGSVVSRSGGRVGALVEEPAFHEYLSGRRNLELLASLSGPLDRRRVDEVIDLVGLTGRERDPVRAYSHGMKQRLGIAQALIPRPKLLILDEPASGLDPRGLVEVRDLLQRINREEGITVFLSSHLLHEVELICTDAAMVRKGKIVRRDKVANLLSGAQAVLHITVDDGQKALEIAGRMDFVQSAELRDGLLRLSCPADAAADINAALVSAGLRVSSLSHERMSLEDLYLQIMG is encoded by the coding sequence TTGCTTGTGCTTCGCGATGCGCCCGCAATCGAGATCACCGGCCTGCGCAAGCGGTACGGGCGAATCCAGGCACTGGATGGCCTGGACCTCACCGTGCAACCGGGCGAGATCTTCGGCTTTCTCGGCCCCAACGGCGCGGGGAAGAGCACCACGATCCGTATTCTGCTGGGGCTGATACGGCCCTCAAGTGGCACTGCACGGATGTGGGGCCTGCCTGCGGGAAGTGTCGTTTCGCGCAGCGGCGGCAGAGTGGGCGCTCTTGTGGAAGAGCCGGCGTTTCACGAGTACCTGTCGGGCCGACGCAATCTCGAGCTTCTGGCATCCCTCTCCGGGCCGCTGGACCGGCGTCGTGTGGATGAAGTGATCGACCTTGTGGGCCTCACCGGACGCGAGCGGGACCCGGTGCGCGCCTACTCCCACGGTATGAAGCAGCGGCTGGGCATCGCGCAGGCGCTGATTCCCCGGCCGAAGCTCCTGATTCTCGACGAACCCGCCTCCGGCCTGGACCCACGGGGTCTTGTGGAAGTGCGCGACTTGCTCCAGCGCATCAACCGCGAGGAGGGTATCACGGTCTTCCTCTCAAGCCACCTGTTGCATGAGGTGGAGCTGATCTGCACCGACGCGGCCATGGTGCGCAAGGGGAAGATCGTGCGGCGAGACAAGGTCGCGAACCTTCTATCCGGGGCTCAGGCGGTGCTGCACATCACTGTAGATGACGGCCAGAAGGCTCTGGAGATCGCTGGGCGGATGGATTTCGTGCAGTCCGCGGAGCTGCGCGACGGGCTGCTGCGCCTGAGTTGCCCTGCCGATGCCGCGGCGGATATCAACGCTGCGCTGGTTTCCGCAGGGCTGCGGGTATCGTCACTGAGTCACGAACGGATGTCCCTGGAGGACCTTTACCTGCAGATCATGGGGTAG
- a CDS encoding aspartate aminotransferase family protein, translating to MTYWADVDPSQYPRIVCPPPGPKSRALHNRAAQYMKGYSSQVRLFPVAFESGFGVILKDVDGNEYIDFSSGIYVTTLGHCHPKISEAVAAAAKTLMNCHDFTTPVKTKLLEKLAEIAPGDLGGIQLYDSGTAAVEAGLRICRAANHPNLEFISFHKDFHGKTLGAVSLARLDPTQGLRAPGFHLAPRAFCYRCAFDKTYPDCGLFCLDYIDTVIREETAGRVAAIVLEPIQGWAGSTVPPDGYMQALRAFCDERGILLFADEVLTCMARTGKMFAVEHWDVVPDVLTLGKGLGNGFPVTAMLVRDKYKDQVEKISASTSYGGNPMACAAALASIEVIEEEDLCRRATELGNFLLARMREMMDRHPLIGDVRGIGCLLGLELVKDRSTREPAEDEGRLVYQRAFAKGLAWVPAGNVLRLSPPVVMQKELAEKALQIIEESIDEVEREFGYV from the coding sequence ATGACCTACTGGGCCGATGTTGACCCCTCACAATACCCGCGCATCGTCTGTCCGCCGCCGGGGCCGAAGTCCAGGGCACTGCACAACCGCGCCGCTCAGTACATGAAGGGCTACTCCAGCCAGGTGCGCCTCTTCCCGGTGGCCTTCGAGAGCGGCTTCGGGGTCATCCTGAAGGACGTGGACGGCAACGAGTATATCGACTTCTCCAGCGGCATCTACGTCACCACCCTGGGCCACTGCCATCCGAAGATTTCCGAGGCCGTGGCCGCTGCCGCGAAGACGCTCATGAACTGCCATGATTTCACCACACCCGTCAAAACGAAGCTGCTGGAGAAGCTGGCGGAGATTGCGCCGGGGGACCTCGGCGGCATCCAGCTGTACGACTCAGGAACGGCAGCCGTGGAGGCCGGACTGCGTATCTGCCGGGCCGCGAATCACCCTAACCTGGAGTTCATCTCCTTCCACAAGGATTTCCATGGCAAAACCCTGGGGGCGGTGTCTCTGGCGCGCCTTGACCCCACCCAGGGCCTGCGCGCGCCGGGGTTCCACCTCGCGCCCCGGGCTTTCTGCTACCGCTGCGCCTTCGACAAGACCTATCCCGACTGCGGCCTGTTCTGCCTGGATTACATCGACACGGTGATCCGCGAGGAGACCGCTGGGCGTGTGGCGGCGATTGTGCTTGAGCCCATCCAGGGCTGGGCAGGCTCCACCGTGCCGCCGGACGGCTACATGCAGGCCTTGCGGGCTTTCTGCGATGAGCGCGGCATCTTGCTGTTCGCCGACGAGGTCCTCACGTGCATGGCCCGCACCGGGAAGATGTTCGCGGTAGAGCACTGGGATGTGGTGCCCGACGTCCTCACCCTCGGTAAAGGCCTGGGCAACGGGTTCCCCGTGACTGCGATGCTGGTCCGTGACAAGTACAAGGACCAGGTGGAGAAGATCAGCGCATCCACAAGTTACGGCGGCAATCCCATGGCCTGCGCGGCGGCTCTCGCGAGCATCGAGGTCATTGAGGAAGAGGATCTCTGCCGCCGGGCCACGGAACTGGGCAACTTCCTGCTTGCCCGGATGCGGGAGATGATGGATCGCCACCCGCTCATTGGCGATGTGCGCGGAATCGGCTGCCTTCTCGGCCTGGAACTGGTCAAGGATCGGTCCACCAGGGAACCCGCGGAGGACGAAGGGCGTCTAGTGTACCAACGGGCCTTCGCGAAAGGCCTGGCCTGGGTGCCCGCTGGAAATGTGCTGCGCCTGTCGCCCCCCGTGGTCATGCAGAAGGAACTGGCCGAAAAGGCCCTGCAGATCATCGAAGAGAGCATCGACGAGGTGGAGCGCGAGTTCGGGTACGTGTGA
- a CDS encoding ABC transporter permease subunit: MRLWAIVAGELERMYRQKGTYAGYALLAFLVAMFMWGIWAEGPSSGDVNRRFGAEMAVGGNLVSGGLVPYLLLEIPVAINVFIPLLISMIAGGLVAGEAQRGTLRTVLIRPVHRWAVVLGKLVAAFVHAGSLVLFLGLTSLIAGYILFGGGDIITVERGLRIFEERNGLLRLAVGYGLTMVTLFSVAAIALLCSTIFERSLTAAGVTVGFLIVSGALMAIPYFEWLQPYLLTSHFHSFRHVFVRPVDWPAIWKDLAYVGAYTGVAIAVTLAVFCRKDMTC; this comes from the coding sequence ATGCGCCTTTGGGCTATTGTCGCCGGGGAACTGGAGCGGATGTACCGGCAGAAGGGCACCTATGCCGGGTATGCCTTGCTGGCGTTCCTGGTGGCCATGTTCATGTGGGGCATCTGGGCCGAGGGACCGTCCAGCGGCGATGTAAACCGCAGGTTCGGCGCGGAAATGGCCGTCGGGGGGAACCTTGTGAGCGGCGGCCTGGTGCCCTACCTCTTGCTGGAAATCCCCGTGGCCATCAACGTCTTCATCCCCCTGCTCATCAGCATGATCGCCGGCGGCTTGGTAGCGGGCGAAGCGCAGCGCGGGACCCTGAGAACCGTTCTGATCCGGCCCGTGCACCGTTGGGCGGTTGTATTGGGCAAGCTGGTAGCCGCATTCGTGCATGCGGGCTCACTGGTGCTGTTCCTGGGGCTGACTTCGCTGATCGCTGGCTACATACTTTTCGGCGGCGGCGATATCATCACTGTGGAGCGCGGCCTGCGCATCTTTGAAGAGCGCAACGGGCTCCTGCGTCTGGCGGTGGGTTACGGCCTTACCATGGTCACATTGTTCTCGGTGGCAGCCATTGCCCTGCTTTGCTCCACAATCTTCGAACGCTCCCTTACTGCAGCCGGCGTGACCGTGGGGTTTCTCATCGTGAGCGGCGCGCTTATGGCGATCCCATACTTCGAATGGCTTCAACCGTACCTGCTGACAAGCCACTTCCACTCTTTCCGCCACGTCTTTGTGCGTCCGGTGGATTGGCCCGCGATCTGGAAAGACCTGGCCTATGTGGGCGCCTATACCGGGGTGGCCATCGCTGTGACGCTGGCCGTCTTCTGCCGAAAGGATATGACCTGCTGA
- a CDS encoding Gfo/Idh/MocA family oxidoreductase yields MPATIGYGIIGCGGIARAHLNALEFVPGLKLLATCDIQPERAEECARQFGAERAYTSVEEMAADSAVQAVSICLPHHLHRAPAVACAQAGKHVLCEKPMETTLADADEMIAAADQAGTVLMIGQVLRFRNANRLAKQMIREGAIGRPVNVLRRRLGLMKEYPNAPWSADPDLAGGWVLYGYGSHEVDAILWLMDSPVETVFATGRRTNPHWRDYDDITIQMNLANGAMATQQHSINCVFSAWDCIVIGEENALKIETNGLVLGDQIIDAPLQDGGGMREQLGEFAAAILEGREPEASGRDVRRTMVALEAAKLSMRDGTVIDASLL; encoded by the coding sequence ATGCCAGCAACCATCGGCTACGGCATCATCGGCTGTGGCGGAATCGCCCGCGCCCATCTGAACGCCCTGGAGTTCGTGCCCGGGCTCAAGCTCCTGGCTACCTGCGATATCCAACCCGAGCGCGCGGAGGAATGTGCCCGCCAGTTCGGCGCAGAGCGGGCATATACCAGCGTCGAGGAGATGGCCGCTGATTCCGCGGTGCAGGCGGTGAGCATCTGCCTGCCGCATCACTTGCATCGGGCGCCCGCTGTGGCCTGCGCTCAAGCGGGTAAGCATGTCCTGTGCGAGAAACCCATGGAGACCACCCTCGCCGATGCCGATGAGATGATTGCGGCGGCAGATCAGGCGGGCACCGTGCTGATGATCGGTCAGGTTCTGCGGTTCCGCAATGCCAATCGCCTCGCGAAGCAGATGATCCGCGAGGGTGCCATCGGGCGGCCGGTGAACGTCCTGCGCCGCAGGCTCGGGCTAATGAAGGAGTACCCCAACGCGCCCTGGTCGGCAGATCCGGACCTCGCGGGGGGCTGGGTGCTGTACGGGTACGGTTCCCACGAAGTGGACGCCATCCTGTGGCTCATGGATTCCCCGGTGGAAACGGTTTTCGCCACCGGCAGGCGCACCAATCCGCACTGGAGGGACTACGACGATATCACGATCCAGATGAACCTGGCCAATGGCGCGATGGCGACCCAACAGCATTCCATCAACTGCGTCTTCAGCGCGTGGGATTGCATCGTGATCGGCGAGGAGAACGCGCTCAAGATCGAGACAAATGGGCTGGTCCTGGGTGACCAGATCATCGATGCGCCTTTGCAGGACGGCGGCGGGATGCGCGAGCAACTGGGAGAATTCGCGGCCGCGATCCTGGAAGGGCGCGAGCCCGAAGCTTCGGGGCGCGATGTCCGGCGGACCATGGTGGCGCTTGAGGCCGCCAAGCTGTCTATGCGTGACGGAACCGTGATAGACGCGTCGTTGCTGTGA